From Natronorubrum halophilum, a single genomic window includes:
- a CDS encoding cyclase family protein, with protein sequence MLDDYEMHDLTQPWSQDTPAWPTYDNPKVWYEKSLDTEKVNGQKIEFMNHTGTHLDGEKHFVASGRDIEQVGLDELVGDAVVADISDKVGDYDVYTSEMIEDVCDVRKGDILFIHTGYQDYAWHKENADPDRFFSKHPGPNQEFADWCKEMELNYLLLDCGSADHPMNTIIREIRPDLAAEAEDALGVDDLDEIFPPEGYQLMHNDLFPEGIIHVENAQVPEELLNERVQIGTFPWRFRGGESSVCRCVAFK encoded by the coding sequence ATGCTCGACGACTACGAGATGCACGACCTGACTCAGCCGTGGTCACAGGACACGCCGGCGTGGCCAACGTACGACAACCCCAAGGTGTGGTACGAAAAGAGCCTCGACACCGAGAAAGTAAACGGACAGAAGATCGAGTTCATGAACCACACCGGAACTCACCTGGACGGCGAGAAACACTTCGTCGCCAGCGGACGGGATATCGAACAGGTGGGGCTCGACGAACTCGTCGGCGACGCCGTCGTCGCGGACATCTCGGACAAAGTCGGCGACTACGACGTCTACACCAGCGAAATGATCGAGGACGTCTGTGATGTCCGGAAGGGGGACATCCTGTTCATCCACACGGGCTATCAGGACTACGCTTGGCACAAGGAAAACGCCGATCCGGATCGATTCTTCAGCAAGCACCCTGGCCCGAACCAGGAGTTTGCCGACTGGTGTAAGGAGATGGAACTCAACTACCTCCTCCTCGACTGCGGCAGTGCCGACCACCCGATGAACACGATCATCCGCGAGATCCGTCCGGACCTCGCGGCGGAAGCCGAAGACGCCCTCGGCGTCGACGACCTCGACGAAATTTTCCCGCCCGAAGGCTATCAGCTCATGCACAACGATCTGTTCCCGGAGGGTATCATCCACGTCGAAAACGCACAGGTCCCCGAAGAACTGCTCAACGAACGCGTCCAGATCGGAACCTTCCCGTGGCGCTTCCGTGGCGGCGAGTCGAGCGTCTGTCGCTGCGTCGCGTTCAAATAA